One genomic segment of Brassica napus cultivar Da-Ae chromosome A3, Da-Ae, whole genome shotgun sequence includes these proteins:
- the LOC106427723 gene encoding protein SLOW WALKER 1: MEEELRVRLNDHQPSKIFPVKPKSTPKTLSKPETPDSRYWSSFKPHSIPNLVSSISAVAFSPIHPHSFAVAHSTTVSLFSSNTLTASRRFSFKDVVSSVSFRSDGALLAASDLSGTVQVFDVKERMALRSLRSHKAAARFVKYPVHDKLHLVSGGDDGVVKYWDVAGGTVISDLIGHKDYVRCGDCSPVNDSMFATGSYDHTIKVWDARVGNSKWIAEINHGAPVEDIVYLPSGGMIATAGLNSVKVWDLIGGGRMVCSMESHNKTVTCLSVGRMGLEGENRIVSCSLDGYMKVFDYGRGKVTYSMRFPAPLMSVGISPDSSVRVVGGSNGMVFAGKKKKNKARDEEEKKKASVMTSFWSVKSEVDESRRRALRPSYFRYFQRGQSEKPSKDDYLVKESKGVKLTRHDKLLKKFRHKEALVSVLEEKKPADVVAVMEELVARRKIVKCVSNLEEGELGLLLGFLQRYCTVERYSKLLMALTKKVLETRGEEINGKEEFKGILRNLKREVNQEIKIQQSLLEIQGVIAPLMRIAGR, encoded by the coding sequence ATGGAGGAGGAGCTTCGAGTTCGACTCAATGACCACCAACCATCGAAGATCTTTCCGGTGAAGCCCAAATCAACACCCAAAACTCTCTCCAAACCCGAAACTCCCGACTCTCGATACTGGTCCTCCTTCAAACCCCACTCAATCCCCAACCTCGTATCCTCCATCTCCGCCGTCGCCTTCTCTCCGATCCACCCCCACTCCTTCGCCGTCGCTCACTCCACCACCGTCTCCCTCTTCTCCTCCAACACGCTAACCGCCTCGCGCCGCTTCTCCTTCAAAGACGTCGTCTCCTCCGTCTCCTTCCGCTCCGACGGAGCCCTCCTCGCAGCCTCCGACCTCTCCGGGACTGTCCAGGTCTTCGACGTCAAGGAGCGGATGGCTCTCCGTAGCCTCCGCTCCCACAAGGCGGCGGCGAGGTTCGTCAAGTACCCCGTCCACGACAAGCTCCATCTCGTGTCCGGAGGGGACGACGGAGTCGTCAAGTACTGGGACGTCGCCGGAGGCACGGTTATCTCCGATCTAATCGGACATAAGGATTACGTTCGGTGCGGAGACTGCTCTCCGGTGAACGATTCGATGTTCGCCACGGGGTCATACGATCACACCATCAAGGTGTGGGACGCGAGAGTGGGGAACTCGAAATGGATAGCTGAGATCAACCACGGTGCACCTGTGGAGGATATTGTGTATTTACCGTCTGGTGGAATGATCGCGACGGCGGGATTGAATAGTGTGAAGGTGTGGGATTTGATCGGAGGAGGGAGGATGGTTTGTTCCATGGAGAGTCATAACAAAACGGTGACGTGTCTCTCCGTTGGGAGGATGGGGTTGGAAGGGGAGAATAGGATTGTGAGTTGTTCGTTAGACGGTTACATGAAGGTGTTTGATTACGGGAGGGGGAAGGTTACTTACTCTATGAGGTTTCCAGCTCCTTTAATGTCCGTTGGGATCTCTCCGGATAGCTCTGTTCGTGTTGTTGGAGGTTCTAACGGTATGGTGTTTgctgggaagaagaagaagaataaggcGAGAgatgaggaggagaagaagaaagctagCGTGATGACGAGTTTTTGGAGTGTGAAGAGTGAAGTGGATGAGAGTAGGAGAAGGGCGTTGAGGCCGAGTTACTTCAGGTATTTTCAGAGAGGGCAGAGCGAGAAGCCGTCGAAAGATGATTACTTGGTGAAGGAGAGTAAAGGAGTGAAGCTGACGAGGCACGACAAGCTGCTGAAGAAGTTTAGGCATAAGGAGGCTTTGGTCTCTGTTCTGGAGGAGAAGAAGCCGGCCGACGTGGTGGCGGTGATGGAGGAGTTGGTGGCGAGGAGGAAGATTGTCAAGTGCGTGTCGAATTTGGAGGAAGGTGAGTTGGGATTGCTGCTCGGTTTCTTGCAGAGGTACTGTACCGTGGAGAGGTATTCGAAACTGTTGATGGCGTTGACGAAGAAGGTTTTGGAGACTAGAGGTGAGGAGATTAACGGTAAGGAGGAGTTTAAAGGGATTCTTAGGAACCTGAAGAGGGAGGTTAATCAGGAGATTAAGATTCAACAGTCTCTGTTGGAGATTCAGGGTGTTATTGCTCCTTTGATGAGAATTGCTGGGAGATGA
- the LOC106427709 gene encoding splicing factor SF3a60 homolog has protein sequence MSSTLLDQIRCNHEEIERLERLVVQDLQTHPSSSKDRLVQGHRVRNTIHSIMRTIEKLVETYEDKDGARDDEIAALGGHTATGINVYSAFYDRLKEIREYHRKYPSGPLADATADYEALLQVKPVISFSGEEGVGRYLDLHDMYNQYINSKFGDRVEYSAYLDVFSHPEKIPCKLKLSRQYMKYMEALLEYLVNFFQRTEPLQDLDKMLSKVETDFEEQFADGKVIGWESHGQESKLVPSEHTVIDFGYYTTVDELIGVGPEKLKEALGALGLKVGGTLQQRAERLFLIKNTPLEKLDKKHFAKPALKGNQNGDAKAMQGADSSAKQIALTEAKVKKLCNLLDETIERTKQNVVKKQAMTYEEMEEERKGEEERAEIESDEEMEEGAFHNPLNLPMGVDGKPIPYWLYKLHGLGQKFKCEICRNKIYKGRRAFERHFKESQHQDGMRCLGIPNTKNFNEITSIEEAKELWKRIQERQGVNKWRPEVEEEYEDGDGNVYNKKTYSDLLRQGLI, from the exons ATGTCATCGACTCTCCTCGATCAAATTCGCTGCAATCACGAAGAGATCGAAAGATTGGAGCGATTGGTTGTGCAAGATCTACAGACTCATCCGTCCTCGAGCAAGGACAGATTAGTACAAGGCCACCGCGTCCGCAACACGATTCATTCTATCATGCGTACCATCGAGAAGCTC GTTGAAACATATGAAGATAAGGATGGAGCTAGGGATGATGAGATTGCTGCGCTTGGTGGCCACACTGCCACAGGGATTAATGTGTACAGTGCGTTTTATGATCGTTTGAAAGAG ATACGTGAGTATCATAGAAAGTATCCTTCTGGACCTCTTGCTGATGCCACTGCGGACTATGAAGCACTTCTGCAGGTGAAACCAGTTATTTCTTTCAGTGGAGAG GAAGGAGTTGGTCGGTACTTGGACTTGCATGATATGTATAACCAGTACATCAATTCTAAATTCGGGGACAGGGTCGAATATTCTGCTTACCTTGATGTCTTTTCTCATCCAGAGAAGATACCGTGCAAACTGAAGCTTTCAAG GCAATACATGAAGTACATGGAAGCTCTGCTAGAGTACTTGGTCAACTTTTTCCAGCGAACGGAGCCCTTGCAAGACCTTGACAAAATGCTTTCCAAG GTTGAGACTGATTTTGAAGAGCAATTTGCAGATGGAAAAGTGATAGGCTGGGAGAGCCACGGCCAGGAAAGTAAACTTGTTCCATCTGAGCATACTGTCATTGATTTTGGTTACTACACTACAGTTGATGAATTGATTGGTGTGGGACCTGAAAAGCTGAAGGAG GCGCTGGGAGCTTTGGGACTTAAAGTTGGTGGTACTCTGCAGCAGCGTGCCGAGAGACTTTTCCTGATAAAG AATACGCCTCTGGAAAAGCTGGATAAGAAACATTTTGCCAAACCTGCGCTCAAAGGGAATCAAAACGGAGATGCCAAAGCGATGCAGGGGGCCGACAGTAGTGCTAAACAGATTGCACTAACAGAGGCCAAAGTGAAGAAGCTCTGCAACTTACTTGATGAG ACAATCGAAAGGACAAAGCAAAACGTTGTAAAGAAGCAGGCCATGACGTATGAAGAGATGGAGGAAGAACGCAAGGGGGAGGAAGAGCGGGCAGAGATAGAAAGTGATGAAGAGATGGAGGAAGGTGCGTTTCACAATCCACTGAACCTGCCAATGGGTGTGGACGGGAAACCTATACCGTACTGGCTCTACAAGCTTCACGGCCTTGGCCAG AAATTTAAATGCGAGATATGTAGAAACAAAATCTACAAGGGGAGAAGGGCTTTTGAGAGACATTTTAAAGAGTCTCAACACCAAGATGGAATGCGTTGCTTGGGAATCCCAAACACAAAGAACTTCAACGAGATCACTTCTATTGAG GAAGCGAAAGAACTGTGGAAGAGGATCCAGGAGAGGCAAGGAGTTAACAAATGGAGGCCAGAGGttgaagaagaatatgaagatGGTGATGGTAACGTTTACAACAAGAAGACTTACTCTGATCTTCTACGTCAAGGTCTCATCTAA
- the LOC106442971 gene encoding putative sucrose transport protein SUC6 isoform X1 produces MSPLQTDQLGEPSPMRKMISVSSIAAGVQFGWALQLSLLTPYVQLLGIPHKWSSLIWLCGPISGMLVQPTVGYYSDRCTSKFGRRRPFIASGAVLVAVAGILIGYAADLGRVLGDKLEETVKVRAICIFALGFWILDVANNTLQGPCRAFLADLAAGDARKTRTANAFFSFFMAVGNILGYAAGSYTNLHKIFPFTMTEACDIYCANLKSCFFLSIILLLFVTVSSLGYVKDKQWSPEEADSDVKTPFFGEVFGAFKVMERPMWMLIIVTALNWIAWFPFLLFDTDWMGREVYGGDSSGNESSKRLYNQGVHAGALGLMINAIVLGFMSLGVEWIGRKMGGAKRLWGVVNFILAVCLAMTVLVTKLADAHRKTAGVLAGPTDGIRAGALTLFGILGIPLAVTFSIPFALASIISSNSGAGQGILNFFSYIFFNYLWVLVKHTNFTMSQRIGLSLGVLNLAIVIPQMVVSLGAGQFDSWFGGGNLPGFVVGAIAAAISGVVAITVLP; encoded by the exons ATGAGTCCCCTCCAAACTGATCAGCTTGGTGAGCCGTCGCCAATGAGAAAGATGATCTCAGTGTCTTCGATCGCTGCTGGGGTGCAGTTTGGCTGGGCGTTACAGCTATCTCTCCTCACACCCTACGTGCAGCTTCTCGGCATCCCACACAAGTGGTCGTCCCTCATCTGGCTATGCGGTCCCATCTCCGGCATGCTTGTCCAGCCGACCGTCGGTTACTACAGCGACCGATGCACGTCCAAGTTCGGTCGTCGGCGTCCTTTTATCGCGTCGGGAGCGGTACTCGTCGCAGTCGCGGGGATCTTGATCGGATACGCCGCTGATCTCGGACGAGTACTTGGAGACAAACTCGAGGAGACAGTGAAGGTGCGTGCGATATGCATCTTCGCTCTCGGGTTCTGGATCCTCGACGTGGCTAACAACACTCTCCAAGGCCCTTGCCGCGCTTTCCTCGCGGACTTGGCCGCGGGGGACGCGAGGAAAACGCGGACCGCAAACGCGTTTTTCTCGTTCTTCATGGCGGTTGGAAACATATTGGGATACGCGGCGGGTTCTTACACCAACCTTCACAAGATCTTTCCCTTCACGATGACTGAAGCTTGTGATATTTATTGTGCCAATCTCAAGAGCTGTTTCTTCCTCTCCATCATTTTACTTTTGTTTGTCACCGTTTCATCGTTAGGGTACGTTAAAGACAAGCAATGGTCGCCGGAGGAAGCAGACTCCGACGTGAAAACGCCCTTCTTCGGCGAGGTCTTTGGAGCTTTCAAGGTGATGGAACGTCCCATGTGGATGTTAATAATAGTCACGGCGTTGAACTGGATCGCGTGGTTCCCTTTTCTTTTGTTCGATACTGATTGGATGGGTCGTGAGGTGTACGGTGGAGACTCGAGCGGAAACGAGAGTTCGAAGAGGCTTTACAACCAGGGAGTCCACGCTGGTGCGTTGGGACTGATGATAAATGCGATCGTTCTTGGGTTCATGTCGCTTGGTGTTGAATGGATTGGTCGGAAAATGGGAGGAGCTAAACGGCTTTGGGGAGTTGTGAACTTTATTCTTGCTGTGTGTTTGGCCATGACGGTTTTGGTTACAAAGTTGGCGGATGCTCACAGGAAAACCGCCGGTGTTTTAGCCGGTCCGACCGATGGCATTAGAGCTGGGGCATTGACTCTCTTTGGTATTCTTGGTATTCCACTTGCT GTTACGTTTAGTATTCCGTTTGCACTAGCTTCCATAATCTCAAGCAACTCTGGCGCTGGCCAAggtattttaaatttcttttcatatatattttttaattatttatgggTTTTGGTCAAGCATACCAACTTTACCATGTCCCAACGTATAGGGCTTTCCCTGGGAGTTCTAAATCTGGCAATCGTGATACCACAAATGGTGGTGTCACTTGGAGCTGGACAGTTCGATTCTTGGTTCGGAGGTGGAAACCTACCAGGATTTGTGGTCGGAGCAATTGCAGCGGCAATCAGTGGTGTAGTGGCAATAACTGTTCTACCTTGA
- the LOC106442971 gene encoding putative sucrose transport protein SUC6 isoform X2: MSPLQTDQLGEPSPMRKMISVSSIAAGVQFGWALQLSLLTPYVQLLGIPHKWSSLIWLCGPISGMLVQPTVGYYSDRCTSKFGRRRPFIASGAVLVAVAGILIGYAADLGRVLGDKLEETVKVRAICIFALGFWILDVANNTLQGPCRAFLADLAAGDARKTRTANAFFSFFMAVGNILGYAAGSYTNLHKIFPFTMTEACDIYCANLKSCFFLSIILLLFVTVSSLGYVKDKQWSPEEADSDVKTPFFGEVFGAFKVMERPMWMLIIVTALNWIAWFPFLLFDTDWMGREVYGGDSSGNESSKRLYNQGVHAGALGLMINAIVLGFMSLGVEWIGRKMGGAKRLWGVVNFILAVCLAMTVLVTKLADAHRKTAGVLAGPTDGIRAGALTLFGILGIPLAVTFSIPFALASIISSNSGAGQGLSLGVLNLAIVIPQMVVSLGAGQFDSWFGGGNLPGFVVGAIAAAISGVVAITVLP; encoded by the exons ATGAGTCCCCTCCAAACTGATCAGCTTGGTGAGCCGTCGCCAATGAGAAAGATGATCTCAGTGTCTTCGATCGCTGCTGGGGTGCAGTTTGGCTGGGCGTTACAGCTATCTCTCCTCACACCCTACGTGCAGCTTCTCGGCATCCCACACAAGTGGTCGTCCCTCATCTGGCTATGCGGTCCCATCTCCGGCATGCTTGTCCAGCCGACCGTCGGTTACTACAGCGACCGATGCACGTCCAAGTTCGGTCGTCGGCGTCCTTTTATCGCGTCGGGAGCGGTACTCGTCGCAGTCGCGGGGATCTTGATCGGATACGCCGCTGATCTCGGACGAGTACTTGGAGACAAACTCGAGGAGACAGTGAAGGTGCGTGCGATATGCATCTTCGCTCTCGGGTTCTGGATCCTCGACGTGGCTAACAACACTCTCCAAGGCCCTTGCCGCGCTTTCCTCGCGGACTTGGCCGCGGGGGACGCGAGGAAAACGCGGACCGCAAACGCGTTTTTCTCGTTCTTCATGGCGGTTGGAAACATATTGGGATACGCGGCGGGTTCTTACACCAACCTTCACAAGATCTTTCCCTTCACGATGACTGAAGCTTGTGATATTTATTGTGCCAATCTCAAGAGCTGTTTCTTCCTCTCCATCATTTTACTTTTGTTTGTCACCGTTTCATCGTTAGGGTACGTTAAAGACAAGCAATGGTCGCCGGAGGAAGCAGACTCCGACGTGAAAACGCCCTTCTTCGGCGAGGTCTTTGGAGCTTTCAAGGTGATGGAACGTCCCATGTGGATGTTAATAATAGTCACGGCGTTGAACTGGATCGCGTGGTTCCCTTTTCTTTTGTTCGATACTGATTGGATGGGTCGTGAGGTGTACGGTGGAGACTCGAGCGGAAACGAGAGTTCGAAGAGGCTTTACAACCAGGGAGTCCACGCTGGTGCGTTGGGACTGATGATAAATGCGATCGTTCTTGGGTTCATGTCGCTTGGTGTTGAATGGATTGGTCGGAAAATGGGAGGAGCTAAACGGCTTTGGGGAGTTGTGAACTTTATTCTTGCTGTGTGTTTGGCCATGACGGTTTTGGTTACAAAGTTGGCGGATGCTCACAGGAAAACCGCCGGTGTTTTAGCCGGTCCGACCGATGGCATTAGAGCTGGGGCATTGACTCTCTTTGGTATTCTTGGTATTCCACTTGCT GTTACGTTTAGTATTCCGTTTGCACTAGCTTCCATAATCTCAAGCAACTCTGGCGCTGGCCAAg GGCTTTCCCTGGGAGTTCTAAATCTGGCAATCGTGATACCACAAATGGTGGTGTCACTTGGAGCTGGACAGTTCGATTCTTGGTTCGGAGGTGGAAACCTACCAGGATTTGTGGTCGGAGCAATTGCAGCGGCAATCAGTGGTGTAGTGGCAATAACTGTTCTACCTTGA